One Acetobacter oryzoeni genomic window, ATCCATAACAATCACACGGCATCTGGCGCGCAACAGTGCACGGGCAAGGTCTCCCATATAATTGGAATTGGCCAAACCATCATGCAGCAGCATGACCGGCACACCCTCCCCCGCCGATGCATAATATAATTGCGCCTTACCCTGCGCTGGCACCATGCCCGTATCAACAGACAGGCCTCCACTTTCGGCCTCAAGCGCCAACGGTGTGGGTGGCAATGCACGCCAATCATACACCCCGTTGATAGGCGGCATTTTATCTACGGAAGAAGACGCAAAAGCTAACGAAGGTGCCTGAGCAAAAGCTTTATGCGCAGCAAAGCCAGATGCCAGCCCCCCTAACGTAAGCTGCATAAGCGCACGCCTGTTTACCCGTGTTTTCTGCGCGATCTGATCAGGTGCACATTCAAACAGCTTTGGCATCTTGTTCGTCTTTCCGTTTCTTTTCTGCGCTATCACAAACACTCAAAGCATCACAGATTCATGCCATAGCATGCCGCTTTGTATGAAGCGCACGCAACGTAATCTGGTTTTACACAATAAAAAAGGCCGCCCCCTTTGCAGGGAGCGACCTTTATATTCCGAAACCGAAAAACGGCTGAAATTACTTGGACTGAGCCATGATTTCTTCAGCAACGTTGCGCGGCACCGGATCGTAGTGATGGAACTGCATGGTGAAGGAAGCACGGCCCTTCGTCATGGAACGCAGATGAGAAATGTAACCGAACATTTCTTTCAGCGGCACGTAAGCGCGCACCATAACAGTGGAACCGGAGGTTTCCTGGCTCTGGATCATGCCACGACGACGGTTCAGGTCACCCACCACGTCACCAACGTGATCGTTCGGGGTGGTGATTTCCACGTCCATGATCGGTTCCAGAATAACCGGACCAGCTTTTTTCATACCTTCACGGAAGCAAGCCTTTGCCGCGATTTCGAACGCCAGAGCGGACGAGTCAACGTCATGGTACTTACCGTCAAGCAGCGTGAACTTGAAGTCCACAGTCGGGAAGCCTGCCAGCACACCTGTGGAAGACTGAACGCGAATACCCTTTTCAACTGCCGGGATGTATTCTCTAGGAACAGCACCACCAACAACCTTGTTTTCGAACAGGATACCTTCGTTACGTTCAACCGGCTGGAATTCAACCTTAACTTCAGCGAACTGACCGGAACCACCAGACTGCTTTTTATGGGTGTAGGTTTCCGTATGCGGCTGCGTGATGGTTTCACGGTATGCCACCTGCGGTGCACCTACGTTTGCATCCACACCATATTCACGACGCAGACGGTCGATAATGATGTCCAGATGCAGCTCGCCCATGCCGGACAGAATGGTCTGGCCAGTTTCCTGATCGGTCTTGAGCTGCAGGGAGGGATCTTCACCAGCCAGCTTCTGCAGGGCCAGTGTCATCTTTTCCACTGCGTCCTTGGTTTTCGGTTCGACGGAGATGTCGATAACCGGAACCGGGAAGGACATACGTTCCAGAACAACCGGATCAGCCGGGTCTGCCAGCGTATCACCTGTCTGGGAGTCTTTCAGGCCCACAAACGCAGCAATGTCACCAGCGTGCACTTCTGTCAGTTCTTCACGCTTGTCAGCATGCATCTGATAGATACGGCCGATACGTTCCTTGTGGCCCTTGGTGGTGTTCAGAACCGTATCACCGGTTTTGAGTACGCCACGATAAACGCGCACAAAGGTCAGCGTGCCGTACTTATCGTTAATGATCTTAAAGGCCAGACCAGCGAACTTACCATTCGGGTCAACCGGAATGATGGGCTGGTTCTTTTCGTCTTCTTCTTCACCTTCCGGCGGAGCGCAACGAATACCTTCAACGTCATTCGGGGCCGGCAGGTAGTCGATGATGGCATCGAGCAGAGGCTGCACGCCTTTGTTCTTAAACGCAGTGCCGCACAGAACCGGACGGAATTCACCAGAAATAGCGCCCTTCTTGATGCAGCGCTTCAGGGTTTCGATAGAAACTTCACCCTTTTCGAAGTATTCTTCCATAGCTGCATCATCAACAGCCAAAGCCGTATCCAGCAGGTTCTGGCGTGCTTCTGCAGCCTTTTCCTTCAGATCAGCCGGAATTTCTTCATCGTGGAACTTCGCGCCAAGTTCACCGCCTTCCCAGACGATGGCCTTCATTTCCACCAGGTCAACAACACCAACAAACTTGTCTTCTGCACCAATTGGCAGCTGCAGCGGGATAGCAACGATATCCAGCTTTTCTTTCAGCGTATCAAATGCGCGGTAGAAGTCTGCGCCGGTACGGTCCAGCTTGTTGATGAAGATGATCCGAGGCACCTTATAGCGGTCTGCAAGACGCCAGTTGGTTTCGGACTGCGGCTGCACACCAGCCACACCTTCAATGATGAACACGGCACCATCAAGCACGCGGAGGGAGCGGTTCACTTCAATGTTGAAGTCAATATGTCCGGGCGTATCAATAATGTTGATACGGTGGCCTTCCCATTCACAGGTTACGGCGGCGGACGTAATGGTAATACCACGTTCACGTTCCTGAGCCATGTAGTCAGTCGTGGTGTTACCTTCGTGCACTTCACCAATCTTATGGGAAACGCCGGTGTAGTACAGAATGCGTTCGGTCGTGGTCGTCTTACCAGCGTCAATATGCGCGGTAATACCGATATTACGAATCTTGGACAGATCGGATGTGGCGGACACGAAAACCTCCAGAAAACAGGTCAGGCGCGAATGGGAATCCCTTCGCGCCTGTGGCCGCCGCGCACCGTATTGGCACCTGTGATGTTAAAATCTTCAGGAAACCCGGCTGCCGGAAACCGGCCGATAGACGACGATGCCTGACACCTTGCCAGACATCTACACCGCAGAAACCGGCCCTACTCTGTTAACTGAGCAGACCCGGCTCCACTGAATAAGGTAAACCCCTGAATCAGGCGCCTGCGGCTGCCTGCTTTTTGGCCTGAGCGCGCAGAACGCGGCGCTTGATGACCTGTGCTTCTTCAGGAAGCTTGCGGTTAGGCGTGCTCAGCAGGAATGCATCCAGACCGCCATTGTGTTCAATGGTACGCAGGCCGCGGGTGCTTACGCGCATGCGCACGGCAGAACCCAGAATTTCGGAAACCAAGGAAGCATCCTGCAGGTTAGGCAGGAAGCGACGACGGGATTTGTTGTTAGCGTGGCTGACGTTGTTTCCGGTCAGCACACCTTTGCCGGTAATCTGGCAACGACGGGACATTGTCTCATCCTTGTCTTATACAAAATAGGAACAGAGGGCCGAGACAAGCGCCCGGCGACCACATTCAGGATTGGCGCGGCTTATGGCTTAGCCACGGCTTTCAGTCAAGGGTTCTGCTCAGGCTTTCTCGTTTTCCTGCCCGGTCTGTGCCCGAACAGACGCATGTACTTCGCCTGATCGAACGCTCTGAGCAGCTGAGTCGAGAATGCGCAAAACGGTATCTTTATCCATAATCTGGGCAAGAATACCCACAGAATTACCCAGAAGCGCGGATGCTACTGCCAATGGAGGATATTTTTCATTCCGCAAATGCTCAATGGCATGCTGAATGACCATATCGCACCGCGCCAGATCTTCAGGCACTTCCATGTTCGGGCCTGCTTCGGGAGTCTGCCCTGCTGTTTCGGTCATCTTTTTTGATCCTTCATTTTTCTGCGGCCTGCATCATCTGCGGGCGCGCGATTCGTCAGACACAGCCAAGCCTTACCAGCAGGCCTACACCTTTTATCACGTCTCCTGCCCGCTTTCTCCCCCCTGAGCGGCCCACATAGATGCATACACCGCATTCTGGGCCAGCAGGGCTGCATGCGTGCCGCGCTCAACAATGTGCCCCTTGGCCATAACCAAAATTTCGTCTGCATCCACAATGGTGGACAAACGATGGGCAATAACAAGCGTTGTGCGGCGTGCTGAAACCGTTTTAAGCGCTGCCTGTATTTCTTTTTCAGTATGTGTGTCTAACGCACTCGTGGCCTCGTCAAGCACAAGAACGCGTGGGTCTTTCAAAATCGTGCGGGCAATGGCCACACGCTGCTTTTCTCCACCAGAAAGTTTTAGCCCACGCTCACCCACCTGCGTTTCATAGCCTTCGGGCAAGGACATGATAAAATCATGTATCTGTGCCAACTGGGCTGCGTGCTGCACCTCTGCTGGCGTAGCCCCTAAGCGCCCATAGGCAATGTTGTAGCCAATGCTCTCGTTAAACAGCACGGTATCCTGCGGCACCACACCAATGGCCGCGCGCAAGTCTGCCTGCCGGTAATCGCGCACATCATGCCCATCCACCAGCACAGCCCCTGACCAGACATCATAAAACCTAAAGAGCAGCCGGCTGATAGTGGATTTTCCTGCCCCTGTGGTGCCTACAATGGCAACCTTGCGGCCTGGCTCCACCTCAAAGCTGATACCGTGCAGAATTTCACGCTCGGGCCGGTATCCAAAATGCACATCTCTGAATGCCACCCGCGCTGGCGCAGAAACCTGCAAGCGTGTGGCAATGGGCAGCGGATGTGCAGGGTCTGCCACTTCCACTTCCTCTTCCGTCAATCCCAGCATGTGCTCAAGATCAACCAAGGCGGTACGAATGGCGGAATACACGGAACCCAGAAAATTCAGCGGTCCATAAAGTTGCAGCAGGTACGTGTTGACCATAACGAACTCGCCAACCGTAATCCGTCCCGCCTCAATATCATGCCCACCTAACAACATGATGGCTGTAAGAGACAGGGCGATAATGGCCGCCTGCCCGAAGTTGAGAAAACCCAAGGAATACTGCGTTTTTTTGGCAGCCTGTTCGTAACGCGCCTGTGCGCTGTCATACCTTTGGGCTTCGTGCTTCTCGTTCCCAAAATATTTTACGGTTTCGTAGTTCAGCAGACTGTCTAAGGCTTTGCCTGTGGCCTCACTGTTGGTTTCATTCATCTCGCGCCGGATTCCCAACCGCCAAGATGTAAATCTCACGGTAAACAGAATGTAGGCCGCAATCATCAGCGCCATCAGCGCCACATACTGCCAATTAAAAACACGCCAGATCACCACCATCACCAATGCTGCCTGCAAGATGGTGGGAGAAATGGACATAATCATCCGCAGCAGTGTTTCCACGGCCTCTGTGCCACGCTCAATGGCCCGTGTGACCCCTCCGGTGCGACGATCGAGATGAAACCGCAAGGAAAGTGCATGCATATGCTCAAAACTGCGATAAGCCGCCTGCCTTGCCACCCGAAACCGGACTGGTGCGAACAAGGCATCACGCAAATTGGTAAGAGCTGCAGAAGCGAGGCGTACCAATCCGTAACAAAGAATCAAAGCCGCTGGCGCCATAGCCAGCGAATGAGGGTGCGTAAACCGATCCACCACACGGCTATAAACAAGCGGAATACCCAATGTGGCCAGTTCGCCCCCAAGCATGACCACAAGAACCAGCACAACGCGCCAACGCAAGGCACGATTTTCCTGTGGCCACAAATATGGCAGCAAACGCGAAAGGGTTATGGAAACCGGCTTTTTGAGCGGCCCGGCAGCCGCACGACGTGGTGGCATAACCCGCATGTGCCATGCTGGGCGCATTTTGCAACCCCGCCACACCTTGCCACCGCCTTTGCCACACCCGATAACAACTTCAGACACGCTAGGCACAGTTCAACAGGATCTTGTTTCCATGTCTTCTGACATCACGCCTTTTCTTCGGCATCTCAGGCAGTGCAACACTGCTATCATTCCTGGCAAACGTGCCCCTTTTTCTCTGGCGGGTACGGCGGCCGGGTGGATTACGCCAGAACTGTTTGACAGGCTGGAAAAAGACGGTCTGGGCAACCGTGCAACCGGCTTTAACCTGCCAGACCCAAGCAAACTGGAAACGTTGGGCGAAGCCTTGGCGCAGGAAGGTTTTTACCGCTCCCACCACGAACTGTTTGATGTGCGAACAGATGTAGGTAAACCTGCCATTGCCCGCATTGACCGCGGCGCCTTGCCTCTTTTTGGGTTGGTTGCCACAGGCGTACACATGAACGGGCTGGTGCGCAAAGCAGATGGCCTTTATCTATGGACAGGCCGTCGTGCCGCAAACAAGCGGCTGGACCCATCCAAGCTGGACCATCTGGTAGCTGGTGGCGTACCCGCTGGCCACACACCGCGTGAAGCCCTAATCAAGGAAGCGGCAGAAGAAGCCAGCATCCCGCATGATCTTGTGGTTCAGGCGCAGGAAACAGGGCATCTGGTTTACGCCATGGAACGGCCTGAAGGGCTCAGGCGGGATATTTTAGTCTGCTATGATCTCTATCTACCTGAAGACTTCAAACCAGAAGCAGCGGACGGCGAAGTGGAATCTTTCGCGCTGCTGCCTTTGGCGAAAGTGTTTCAGATTGTGCGCGATACGGATGAATTTAAGTTCAACGTTAATCTGGTGTTGATTGATCTGTTCCTGCGCCACGGTCTGATAGACGCCAACACACCCGAAGGCCAGCAGCTACGGACGGGGCTTAACCACGGCCTTTCCGCGGCTAGCCCCGGGCACCATCCTGTTTCAGCCTGATATTTCAGGCTGAATAGCGCGCATCTGCACAAGCGCTGGCCTCGGCTTCTGCTTCCTTTAGCCCGGCCAGCAAGCGCTCACGGATTTCCTCCAAACGTTTTTTATCTGTGATTTTCAGACCAAACAGGTCCTTCACATAAAAAACGTCCACGGCTCGCACGCCATAGGTGGTGATATGGGCAGAGGCAATTTGCAAGTTTTCACGGCTCATGGCGGCCGTTACATCATGCAGCAGGCCGGGACGATCGCGCCCGTTGATTTCGATAACGGTGTAGGTGTTGGAAATTCCGTTATCTATCACCACGCGCGGCGGCACATGAATGGCGCGCATACGCATGGGCATGTGCCCAAAGCCGGCTCGGGCAATTTCTTCACTAATATCAATATGGCCGCTTAACCCCTGTTCGATCAGAGATGCCAGACGGGCAAGCTTGTGCGTTTCTTCATACGCTTGGCCAGAAGTATCCTGAATCCAGAATGTATCCAACGCCATACCGTGTGTCATGGTATGGATGCGTGCATCCACAATGGAAGCCCCAGCCAACGCCAAGGCCCCTGCTATTTTGGAAAACAGGCCCGGCACGTCCACCGTGTAAATGGTAACTTCCGTAACCCCACGCGCAGGTAGGGGCAGCACTTCTACTGTAAGCGGTGCATCCTTGGCATCTGCCGCACGGATAAGCCGTGCATGGCGGCGATGTGTCTCATAATCGAAGGAAAGCCAGTAACCAGCGTATCCCAGCCCCAAAAAGCGTTCGATATCTTTTTGCGGAACGCCTTCTTCTGCCAGAATATCGGCTGTAATTTCCTTGGCATGGCGCACACGCACATCTCGTTCCGTAGTGGCTAGGCCACCGGCCAGAACTTCTGCCACACGCACATACAACTCACGCAGCAGCGTAGCTTTCCATGCGTTCCACACACGGGAACTTACGGCACGCATATCAACAATGGTTAGCAGCAGCAGCAGACGCAGCCGTTCTGGAGACTGCACAATATCTGCCACATCCAGAATGGTTTTGGGGTCATCAATATCGCGCTGAAACGCCGTATGGCTCAGCAGCAGATGATGCAGCACCAACCAAGAAACTGTTTCTGTTTCTTCGCCAGACATCCCAAGACGCGGGCAGAGTTCAGCGGCAATTTCCGCCCCGATTTCGGAGTGATCCCCACCCCGCCCTTTGGCAACATCGTGCAGCAGAACAGACATATACAACGCCCGTTTAGAATGCAGCCCCTTTACCAATTCGTACGCAATGGGGATTTCATCCGCCATGCGGCCAGAGGCCACTTCATCCAAAATACGCACGGCCTCTATGGTGTGCTCATCCACAGTAAACACGTGGTACGTATCAAACTGCATCTGCCCGACAATGCGCGCCCAATCTGGAATCAGGCGGCCAAAAATGCCGGTTTCGTTCAGAATATGTAGCCAGTGTGCATGCCCTGCGGGCGGATACTCCCCATAAGCCGCGGAATAAGACAGACCACTTTCTTCCACCACAGACGGCACAGAAGCTGTTGCTGGGCGACGACGTGGCTTTTGCTCCACCGTAGATTCATCACCACACAGCAGATCAAGAAAAATACGTGAAGCTTCCGGGTTGTCCCGCAGGCTGGTGGCTCTACGCTCCCACCGGATAAGCTGATGCCGCGCCAATGGATGCAGCGGACGGCGGCGCAGACGCGCCCAATCCAGAATCTGCATCATTTTAATGGGTTCTTGATCGAAACTTACGCCACGATCAGGCAAAATCTGCCCATCCAGCAGGGTAAACCCGGCTTGCCGCATAGCCTCATCAGGCTTGGCTGCGTTAGCCACCGGCCCCTGAGCCTGCCGCAGCACTGCGGGTTCCAGAACATGGGTTAAACGCATAACTTCCCGAGCTGTCAGGAAGTAGTGGCGCATAAAGCGCTCCACCCCATTTTGCCGCCCATGCCGGGTATACCCCATGCGTGCGCCAATAACGGGCTGCATATCAAAAGTCAGCCGTTCTTCCGCCCGCCCTGCCACGTAGTGCAGATGCAAACGCACCGTCCACAAAAAGTCCCAAGAGCGGCGGGCACGTGCGGCTTCCTGCTCCGTTAGCAGGCCCATCCAGATAAATTCTGGAGCCAGCAGATCTTTAACGTGACGGGTGCCAAAAGTATTGCGGCACATCCAGTACAGGGTTTGCAGATCACGCAGTCCCCCGCGCCCTTCCTTTATGTTGGGCTCTACCAGATATGGGCTATCACCAAAGCGCCGGTGACGCTCCAGACGTTCACGGCGCTTGTCATGAATAAAACCAGCGGCACCTGCATCCACACAAGCCAGAATGTAGCGGGCCTCAAACGTGGCAAAAAGGGCTGAATCTCCAGCCAGCAAACGTGCATCCAGCAGCGCGGTACGCACTGTGGTGTCTTTTTTAGCTTCCTCAATGCACTCATTAATGGTGCGGGTGGCATGCCCCACCTTCACACCCAGATCCCACAGAAAATACAGAACGTATTCAATAAGCGGATGCGCGCGCTCTGCACTTTCTTCCGCTACCAGAAATAGCAGATCAATATCGCTAAAAGGTGCTAGCAGCCCACGCCCGTAACCACCCGTGGCGGCAATAGCGAAGCTGGGCAATACGCCGCTTTCTACAGTACCCGCCCCAATAGTGGCGCGTACGGCCAGATCAACAATGGCGCGCACCATCACGTCTGTAAAAACAGCTATCTTTTTGGCTGCGCCTGCGCCTTTAAGCTCATGCCGCTCAAACCGGTTGCGTATATCTGCCTGATACCGCCCCAGATGACGGCGGAAAATGGCAACAGCATCATCCCGTTCAGGAATAGCCGCATCTTCCGGTGTTGCGTCTCTTAATTCCCGCGTCAGACACGCAGAAAGCATTTCTGGCGTTAGGGTAGCCAGCATGGTCATGTCGGACTGCTGCGCGGCGGCAGGCTCTACGGAAGGGGTGGGCATGAGAGGCGAGTTCTGCTCCTGAATGGGGTCTGGCGTCATAGTATCTAGCCTGCTGCCTGTGCGTGGTCTTCCTGCGCGGCTTCCTTGCGCAATTCATACAGAAGATCCAGCGCGGCACGGGGTGTCAGGCTATCCGGGTCAATGTCCATCAAACGTTTACTTAACGTATTTTGGGGCTCAGGGGGTAATGTCTTCTGCGTGTCAAACAGCGGAAGCGGTTCGGGTATTGTATTTTCAGCACGTTCCAGCTCCCGCAGCAGGCGCCCTGCCCGGTCCACCACCGCGTGTGGTACACCGGCCAACCGCGCAACGTGTACACCCCAGCTTTTTTTGGCTGATCCTGCAAGCACTTCATGCAAAAACACAATTTGTCCCCGCCATTCCCGCACCGCCATAGTATGCAGGGAAAGCCGCGGGAGTGTATCCACCAAGCGCGAAAGTTCATGAAAATGCGTTGCAAAG contains:
- the fusA gene encoding elongation factor G; protein product: MSATSDLSKIRNIGITAHIDAGKTTTTERILYYTGVSHKIGEVHEGNTTTDYMAQERERGITITSAAVTCEWEGHRINIIDTPGHIDFNIEVNRSLRVLDGAVFIIEGVAGVQPQSETNWRLADRYKVPRIIFINKLDRTGADFYRAFDTLKEKLDIVAIPLQLPIGAEDKFVGVVDLVEMKAIVWEGGELGAKFHDEEIPADLKEKAAEARQNLLDTALAVDDAAMEEYFEKGEVSIETLKRCIKKGAISGEFRPVLCGTAFKNKGVQPLLDAIIDYLPAPNDVEGIRCAPPEGEEEDEKNQPIIPVDPNGKFAGLAFKIINDKYGTLTFVRVYRGVLKTGDTVLNTTKGHKERIGRIYQMHADKREELTEVHAGDIAAFVGLKDSQTGDTLADPADPVVLERMSFPVPVIDISVEPKTKDAVEKMTLALQKLAGEDPSLQLKTDQETGQTILSGMGELHLDIIIDRLRREYGVDANVGAPQVAYRETITQPHTETYTHKKQSGGSGQFAEVKVEFQPVERNEGILFENKVVGGAVPREYIPAVEKGIRVQSSTGVLAGFPTVDFKFTLLDGKYHDVDSSALAFEIAAKACFREGMKKAGPVILEPIMDVEITTPNDHVGDVVGDLNRRRGMIQSQETSGSTVMVRAYVPLKEMFGYISHLRSMTKGRASFTMQFHHYDPVPRNVAEEIMAQSK
- the rpmB gene encoding 50S ribosomal protein L28 encodes the protein MSRRCQITGKGVLTGNNVSHANNKSRRRFLPNLQDASLVSEILGSAVRMRVSTRGLRTIEHNGGLDAFLLSTPNRKLPEEAQVIKRRVLRAQAKKQAAAGA
- a CDS encoding ABCB family ABC transporter ATP-binding protein/permease, with protein sequence MLPYLWPQENRALRWRVVLVLVVMLGGELATLGIPLVYSRVVDRFTHPHSLAMAPAALILCYGLVRLASAALTNLRDALFAPVRFRVARQAAYRSFEHMHALSLRFHLDRRTGGVTRAIERGTEAVETLLRMIMSISPTILQAALVMVVIWRVFNWQYVALMALMIAAYILFTVRFTSWRLGIRREMNETNSEATGKALDSLLNYETVKYFGNEKHEAQRYDSAQARYEQAAKKTQYSLGFLNFGQAAIIALSLTAIMLLGGHDIEAGRITVGEFVMVNTYLLQLYGPLNFLGSVYSAIRTALVDLEHMLGLTEEEVEVADPAHPLPIATRLQVSAPARVAFRDVHFGYRPEREILHGISFEVEPGRKVAIVGTTGAGKSTISRLLFRFYDVWSGAVLVDGHDVRDYRQADLRAAIGVVPQDTVLFNESIGYNIAYGRLGATPAEVQHAAQLAQIHDFIMSLPEGYETQVGERGLKLSGGEKQRVAIARTILKDPRVLVLDEATSALDTHTEKEIQAALKTVSARRTTLVIAHRLSTIVDADEILVMAKGHIVERGTHAALLAQNAVYASMWAAQGGESGQET
- a CDS encoding [protein-PII] uridylyltransferase, producing MTPDPIQEQNSPLMPTPSVEPAAAQQSDMTMLATLTPEMLSACLTRELRDATPEDAAIPERDDAVAIFRRHLGRYQADIRNRFERHELKGAGAAKKIAVFTDVMVRAIVDLAVRATIGAGTVESGVLPSFAIAATGGYGRGLLAPFSDIDLLFLVAEESAERAHPLIEYVLYFLWDLGVKVGHATRTINECIEEAKKDTTVRTALLDARLLAGDSALFATFEARYILACVDAGAAGFIHDKRRERLERHRRFGDSPYLVEPNIKEGRGGLRDLQTLYWMCRNTFGTRHVKDLLAPEFIWMGLLTEQEAARARRSWDFLWTVRLHLHYVAGRAEERLTFDMQPVIGARMGYTRHGRQNGVERFMRHYFLTAREVMRLTHVLEPAVLRQAQGPVANAAKPDEAMRQAGFTLLDGQILPDRGVSFDQEPIKMMQILDWARLRRRPLHPLARHQLIRWERRATSLRDNPEASRIFLDLLCGDESTVEQKPRRRPATASVPSVVEESGLSYSAAYGEYPPAGHAHWLHILNETGIFGRLIPDWARIVGQMQFDTYHVFTVDEHTIEAVRILDEVASGRMADEIPIAYELVKGLHSKRALYMSVLLHDVAKGRGGDHSEIGAEIAAELCPRLGMSGEETETVSWLVLHHLLLSHTAFQRDIDDPKTILDVADIVQSPERLRLLLLLTIVDMRAVSSRVWNAWKATLLRELYVRVAEVLAGGLATTERDVRVRHAKEITADILAEEGVPQKDIERFLGLGYAGYWLSFDYETHRRHARLIRAADAKDAPLTVEVLPLPARGVTEVTIYTVDVPGLFSKIAGALALAGASIVDARIHTMTHGMALDTFWIQDTSGQAYEETHKLARLASLIEQGLSGHIDISEEIARAGFGHMPMRMRAIHVPPRVVIDNGISNTYTVIEINGRDRPGLLHDVTAAMSRENLQIASAHITTYGVRAVDVFYVKDLFGLKITDKKRLEEIRERLLAGLKEAEAEASACADARYSA
- a CDS encoding NUDIX hydrolase, with product MSSDITPFLRHLRQCNTAIIPGKRAPFSLAGTAAGWITPELFDRLEKDGLGNRATGFNLPDPSKLETLGEALAQEGFYRSHHELFDVRTDVGKPAIARIDRGALPLFGLVATGVHMNGLVRKADGLYLWTGRRAANKRLDPSKLDHLVAGGVPAGHTPREALIKEAAEEASIPHDLVVQAQETGHLVYAMERPEGLRRDILVCYDLYLPEDFKPEAADGEVESFALLPLAKVFQIVRDTDEFKFNVNLVLIDLFLRHGLIDANTPEGQQLRTGLNHGLSAASPGHHPVSA